A genomic segment from Nodularia sphaerocarpa UHCC 0038 encodes:
- a CDS encoding DMT family transporter — MEIKNTLHFKGIILLILVNVISATTFPLTKDLLGSLTPSTLIATRFVIAAGVFSPNLRNINALLFRDGTLLGLLLFFFLAIETIALKTIPANRAAFIGSLNVLIVPLLGWLSGKPILLKTFLASVVAVLGIGIMFWEGGELGIGDLLMLVDAFVYAVYILFLERVASRHPTLTLTSVQLLFIAGLGILWNNTQIIDQFQVIEQHWGPILYLALLATAAVIWLQTLAQQWVSSEETALLYTLEPLFATMFSFWLLGEHLGIRGVIGAILVLVALFLSQSPQKIEPKAKIEVQSS; from the coding sequence ATGGAAATTAAAAATACGTTGCATTTCAAAGGAATAATCCTGCTTATCCTTGTGAATGTAATTAGCGCGACAACTTTTCCATTGACTAAAGACCTCCTTGGCAGCTTGACACCAAGCACATTAATTGCTACACGCTTTGTTATAGCTGCTGGCGTTTTTAGCCCAAATTTACGTAATATTAACGCACTTTTATTTCGTGATGGTACATTACTGGGGCTTTTGCTGTTCTTTTTCTTAGCTATAGAAACAATTGCACTCAAAACTATACCAGCAAACCGGGCAGCCTTCATTGGCAGTTTGAACGTACTCATCGTCCCCCTACTAGGATGGCTCAGTGGTAAGCCCATACTCTTGAAAACCTTCCTAGCCTCAGTAGTAGCTGTTCTTGGTATTGGGATCATGTTTTGGGAAGGGGGAGAACTGGGAATTGGCGATTTGTTGATGTTAGTTGATGCTTTTGTCTATGCAGTTTACATACTTTTCCTAGAGCGAGTCGCCTCCCGTCACCCCACTTTAACACTCACCAGTGTTCAACTTTTATTCATTGCAGGGCTAGGAATACTCTGGAATAACACCCAAATTATTGACCAATTTCAAGTAATTGAGCAGCATTGGGGACCGATTCTCTACTTAGCACTATTAGCGACGGCTGCTGTCATCTGGCTGCAAACATTGGCACAGCAATGGGTTTCATCTGAAGAAACTGCCTTACTCTATACACTTGAGCCATTATTCGCAACAATGTTCTCATTTTGGCTACTTGGAGAACATCTGGGAATACGGGGTGTAATTGGCGCGATTCTGGTCTTAGTGGCGCTGTTTCTCAGTCAAAGCCCTCAAAAGATTGAGCCAAAAGCAAAAATTGAGGTACAGAGCAGTTAA
- a CDS encoding ATP-binding sensor histidine kinase, which produces MSSLTGYQINSTLHEGIQTIIYQTQIPNTQQPVILKVLKNEYPTLEAFTHLKNEYQIQQSLDHPNIVKVISLETFDHRIGLLIEDFGGESLAQLLKLKKLTLVNYLNIAIQITQALDYLHKNQIIHKDIKPSNIIINSHTGVVKLTDFGIASRLNQENTQFTNPNCVEGTLAYMSPEQTGRMNRRLDYRSDFYSLGVTLYEMLTEQKPFLSEYPLEIVYNHIAVLAVNPQLLNPQIPADISAVVMKLMAKNAEDRYNSATGLLADLELCLDNLENSGEMTNFVPGRLDVLSQLFIPQKLYGREQQVKELLAAFEKVTFGTSEIMLVSGYSGIGKSALVNEVNKPITRQEGYFIVGKFDQLKRSVPYAPLIHAFADLMRCLLTENNQNIAAWRNRILAALGSNGQVIIDVIPEVELIIGKQPKVPQIGATESQNRFHRVFEQFIKVFAQKEHPLVIFLDDLQWADAATLNLIEILMTDFNSQYLLLIGAFRDNEVSAAHPLIQTIEAIESAGAVVNQIVLQPLDLENVTQLIAETLQESYSIKYPALENNKKLIELAELIFNKTGGNPFFITQLLQVLYQEKLLHFDWNSAKWQWDLGEIQAIGIIDKNIVELVASRLEKLPKVSQDVLKLAACVGDSFSLDVLAIIHEQSPSLTANNLYSALQAGLILPLNQAYRIPLVFNEAETVNLNFDSSRVGYKFLHDRVQQAAYSLIPESQKKLTHFKIGQLLLANTPQTEIESNIFDIVNQLNFGINSLVELSKKTELAQLNLMAGCKAKASTAYEAALKYLQTGMALLSEDAWETEYKLTLGLYDGGAEVAYLSGNFEQMQQWAEVVLQKAKTLLDKVKVYEVKIIASTVQNQQLEAIQTALSILQLLGISFPHQPTSADIQQAIDGIASDLEGKAMDSAPLLAFALRVPEAIADLINLPLMTDLNKIAAMKILMGVLPAAFQTAPAMMPIIACEMVNLSLKYGNTAVSAYGYSLYGLILCGVKGEIDSGYDFGKLALSLVSQFNATELKAKILTVISAHVLHWKEHIRETFLTSKTGYVCGLETGDLEYAGYCGYIYPYHSFWLGKEIWGLEKELVAYCDSLKKIKQQVALTWNQIYLQTVINLKTNPENVTCLLGKAYNEQSMLPIHQTFNDLYTINHLFVNKLMLSYLFGEYDKAVENAVMAEKSLGGVTGLFVVPVFYFYDSLVQLAIYPHAQQSEQESILAKVAANQHKMKLWATHAPMNHLHKFYLVEAERYRVLDEKLSAMEYYDNAIAQAQVNGYLQEEALAYELAGVFYQGLGKKLIHQTYITKAYYTYIRWGAIAKVKDLESKYPFLVEQISNTATPPLKLDVTHIAAKTTTNTGLSDVLDSNTFIKFSQAITNEIVLEHLLSKLIKILLENTAAKKALLLLIKDNQLYIEASGNAVDDEVIVLKSIPIETSQDLPLSVVNYVVRTQKLLVLNDATVTETFNVDSYIQKWQSKSIFCLPIIYQSHLTGIIYLENQLTSGVFIPERVEVIKILVSQIAIAIENACLYAREQDKSRQLEQSLNALQAAQIQLMQSEKMSSLGSLIAGIAHEINNPLGFISGSIGQLKDAVTDLVSYLEMYQAKFQNPGAEIAEKAEEIDIDYLLVDLPKIIDGMTVSTQRIRNISTSLRTFSRADTTSKLSANIHQGIDSTLLILQHRLKANNYRPAIHIIKEYGNIPPIKCYLGQLNQVFMNILANAIDALDEVVIGYTYAENQAKPTQMIIIETKLSDDCQTLMIKFKDNGKGMTEEVKSCIFDHLFTTKAVGEGTGLGLSISQKIIEEKHGGSLICESVLGIGTEFIISIPV; this is translated from the coding sequence ATGTCAAGCCTTACTGGATACCAAATCAACTCCACTCTCCACGAAGGAATTCAGACTATTATCTATCAAACACAAATACCAAATACCCAACAGCCAGTTATTCTCAAAGTTCTGAAAAATGAATATCCTACCCTGGAAGCCTTTACGCACCTGAAAAATGAGTATCAAATTCAGCAAAGTTTAGACCATCCCAATATAGTAAAAGTCATCAGTCTGGAAACATTCGACCATCGTATAGGATTGTTGATAGAAGACTTTGGCGGTGAGTCTTTGGCACAACTGCTAAAATTGAAAAAACTCACTTTAGTTAATTATTTAAATATTGCTATTCAAATAACTCAAGCTTTAGATTATTTACATAAAAACCAGATTATTCATAAAGATATTAAACCCAGTAATATTATTATAAATTCTCACACAGGTGTGGTTAAACTAACTGATTTTGGTATAGCTTCTCGCCTCAATCAAGAAAATACCCAATTTACTAACCCCAACTGCGTTGAAGGTACACTTGCCTATATGTCTCCTGAACAAACCGGGAGAATGAATCGCCGGCTCGATTATCGTAGTGATTTTTATTCTCTGGGTGTGACTTTATATGAAATGCTCACTGAGCAAAAACCATTTTTGAGTGAATATCCTTTAGAGATAGTTTACAATCATATTGCTGTTCTTGCAGTCAACCCCCAGTTATTAAATCCACAAATACCAGCCGATATTTCAGCAGTTGTGATGAAGTTGATGGCAAAAAATGCGGAGGATAGATATAACAGTGCTACAGGATTATTAGCAGATTTAGAGTTATGTCTTGACAATTTAGAAAATTCTGGTGAAATGACTAACTTTGTACCCGGACGTTTAGACGTGTTAAGTCAGTTATTCATCCCGCAAAAATTATATGGCCGTGAGCAACAAGTTAAAGAACTTTTAGCCGCCTTTGAAAAGGTGACATTTGGAACTAGTGAAATTATGCTAGTTTCCGGTTATTCTGGTATTGGTAAATCAGCACTGGTTAATGAAGTTAATAAACCAATTACTCGCCAAGAAGGTTATTTTATTGTTGGAAAATTTGACCAATTAAAACGAAGTGTTCCCTATGCTCCTTTAATTCATGCTTTTGCTGACTTAATGCGCTGCTTATTAACAGAGAATAATCAGAATATAGCAGCATGGCGCAATAGGATTTTAGCAGCTTTAGGAAGCAATGGTCAAGTTATTATTGATGTGATTCCCGAAGTGGAATTAATTATCGGTAAACAGCCGAAAGTTCCGCAAATTGGAGCAACAGAATCACAAAATCGTTTCCATCGTGTTTTTGAACAGTTTATTAAAGTCTTTGCTCAAAAAGAACACCCTTTAGTTATATTTTTAGATGATTTGCAATGGGCTGATGCTGCGACATTAAATTTAATCGAAATTTTAATGACTGATTTCAACAGCCAATATTTATTATTAATTGGGGCGTTTCGGGATAATGAAGTCAGTGCGGCTCATCCATTAATTCAAACAATAGAAGCAATTGAAAGTGCTGGCGCAGTGGTTAATCAGATTGTGTTGCAACCTTTAGATTTAGAGAATGTGACTCAGTTAATTGCTGAAACTTTACAAGAAAGTTACTCTATTAAATATCCTGCTCTAGAAAATAATAAAAAACTGATTGAATTGGCGGAATTAATTTTTAATAAAACAGGCGGTAATCCCTTCTTTATCACACAGCTACTTCAGGTACTTTATCAAGAAAAACTCTTGCATTTTGACTGGAATAGTGCTAAATGGCAATGGGACTTAGGAGAAATTCAAGCAATTGGCATTATTGATAAAAATATAGTTGAACTGGTTGCTAGTCGCCTGGAGAAGCTACCAAAAGTCAGCCAAGATGTTTTAAAATTAGCAGCTTGTGTGGGTGATAGCTTTAGTTTGGATGTTTTAGCAATCATTCATGAACAATCACCTTCTTTGACAGCAAATAATTTGTATTCGGCTTTGCAAGCGGGATTAATTTTACCTTTAAATCAGGCTTACCGCATTCCTTTAGTCTTTAATGAAGCAGAAACTGTTAATTTGAATTTTGATAGTTCGCGGGTAGGTTATAAATTTTTACATGACAGAGTGCAACAAGCGGCTTATTCGTTGATTCCTGAATCTCAGAAAAAATTGACTCATTTTAAAATAGGTCAGTTGCTTTTAGCAAATACGCCCCAGACGGAAATAGAAAGCAATATTTTTGATATTGTTAATCAGTTAAATTTCGGAATTAATTCCCTGGTTGAGCTATCTAAAAAAACTGAATTAGCCCAACTAAATTTAATGGCGGGATGTAAAGCGAAAGCTTCCACTGCTTACGAAGCTGCTCTGAAATACTTGCAAACTGGAATGGCACTTTTAAGTGAAGATGCTTGGGAAACTGAATATAAATTAACCCTCGGTTTATATGATGGAGGCGCTGAGGTAGCCTATCTGAGTGGTAATTTTGAGCAGATGCAGCAATGGGCGGAAGTGGTGCTGCAAAAAGCAAAGACTTTATTAGATAAAGTTAAAGTCTACGAAGTCAAGATTATAGCTTCTACAGTCCAGAACCAACAACTAGAAGCTATCCAAACTGCACTATCAATTCTGCAATTGTTGGGGATAAGTTTCCCTCATCAGCCCACATCTGCTGATATTCAGCAAGCAATTGATGGAATTGCTAGTGATTTAGAAGGGAAAGCGATGGACTCAGCCCCGCTTTTGGCGTTCGCGCTTCGCGTGCCGGAGGCGATCGCAGATTTAATTAACTTACCATTAATGACTGACCTGAACAAGATAGCAGCAATGAAAATTTTAATGGGAGTTCTCCCTGCGGCTTTTCAAACTGCGCCAGCAATGATGCCAATTATTGCCTGTGAAATGGTGAATTTATCTTTAAAATATGGTAATACAGCCGTATCTGCTTATGGTTACAGTCTTTATGGCTTAATTCTCTGCGGAGTTAAAGGAGAAATTGATTCTGGCTATGATTTTGGGAAATTGGCTTTGAGTCTGGTATCACAATTTAATGCTACAGAACTCAAGGCGAAGATTCTCACAGTTATTAGCGCTCATGTCCTGCATTGGAAAGAACATATTAGAGAGACATTTTTGACATCGAAAACTGGCTACGTTTGCGGGTTAGAAACTGGAGATTTAGAATACGCTGGCTATTGTGGTTATATTTATCCTTATCATTCATTTTGGCTAGGTAAAGAAATTTGGGGTTTAGAAAAAGAACTGGTTGCTTATTGTGATTCCCTCAAAAAAATTAAGCAACAAGTAGCTTTAACTTGGAATCAAATATATTTACAAACAGTGATAAATTTGAAGACTAATCCAGAAAATGTCACCTGTTTATTAGGAAAAGCATACAATGAGCAAAGTATGCTACCAATTCACCAAACTTTTAACGATCTTTACACAATTAATCACTTATTTGTTAATAAGCTGATGCTCTCTTATCTGTTTGGAGAGTATGATAAAGCTGTGGAAAATGCAGTAATGGCAGAAAAATCTTTAGGTGGAGTTACAGGACTATTTGTTGTCCCTGTGTTTTATTTCTATGATTCTTTAGTGCAATTAGCTATTTATCCTCATGCTCAACAGTCTGAGCAAGAGTCTATTTTGGCAAAAGTAGCAGCTAATCAGCATAAAATGAAGCTCTGGGCTACTCACGCGCCAATGAATCACTTACACAAATTTTATCTGGTGGAGGCTGAAAGATATCGAGTTTTGGATGAAAAACTGTCAGCAATGGAATATTATGACAATGCTATTGCTCAAGCACAGGTAAATGGTTATCTCCAAGAAGAAGCCTTGGCTTATGAGTTAGCTGGTGTGTTTTATCAAGGTTTAGGAAAAAAATTAATTCATCAAACTTATATTACTAAAGCTTATTATACATATATTCGTTGGGGTGCGATCGCTAAAGTTAAAGACTTAGAATCAAAGTATCCTTTCCTAGTAGAACAAATCAGCAATACCGCCACTCCTCCTTTAAAATTAGATGTGACTCACATTGCTGCTAAAACTACTACCAATACTGGTTTAAGTGATGTCCTAGATTCTAATACATTTATCAAGTTTTCTCAAGCGATTACTAATGAAATTGTTTTAGAACATCTCTTGAGCAAGTTAATTAAAATTTTACTAGAAAATACTGCCGCCAAAAAAGCATTACTATTGCTAATTAAAGATAACCAACTTTATATAGAAGCCTCTGGGAATGCAGTTGATGATGAGGTGATAGTTTTAAAATCTATTCCTATTGAAACATCCCAAGATTTACCTCTTTCTGTGGTAAATTATGTGGTAAGAACGCAGAAACTTCTCGTTTTAAATGACGCGACGGTTACTGAAACGTTTAATGTTGATAGCTATATTCAGAAATGGCAATCTAAATCAATTTTTTGTTTACCGATTATTTATCAATCGCATCTGACTGGGATTATTTACTTAGAAAACCAATTAACATCAGGAGTTTTTATTCCAGAAAGGGTAGAAGTGATAAAAATCTTAGTTTCTCAAATAGCCATCGCCATAGAAAATGCTTGTTTGTATGCTAGAGAGCAAGATAAATCTCGACAATTAGAACAATCTTTGAACGCTTTACAAGCAGCACAAATACAACTTATGCAAAGTGAAAAAATGTCTTCTTTGGGGAGTTTAATTGCGGGGATAGCACACGAAATTAATAACCCCCTTGGTTTTATTTCAGGTAGTATCGGACAACTTAAAGATGCTGTAACTGATTTAGTCAGCTATCTAGAAATGTACCAAGCTAAATTTCAGAATCCTGGGGCAGAAATTGCGGAAAAAGCGGAAGAAATAGATATAGACTACCTGCTAGTAGATTTACCTAAAATCATTGATGGTATGACAGTGAGTACACAACGTATCCGCAACATCAGCACTTCGCTGCGGACTTTTTCCCGTGCTGATACTACATCTAAGTTATCAGCTAATATCCATCAAGGCATTGATAGCACTTTATTAATTTTACAACATCGCCTCAAAGCTAATAATTATCGTCCGGCTATTCACATTATTAAGGAATATGGAAATATTCCCCCAATCAAATGCTATTTAGGACAGTTAAATCAGGTGTTTATGAATATATTGGCAAATGCTATTGATGCTTTAGATGAAGTAGTTATTGGTTATACTTATGCAGAGAACCAAGCTAAACCTACTCAAATGATTATAATTGAAACTAAATTATCTGATGATTGTCAAACTTTAATGATTAAGTTTAAAGATAACGGTAAAGGAATGACAGAAGAAGTTAAATCATGTATTTTTGATCATTTATTTACGACTAAAGCTGTGGGAGAAGGTACAGGATTGGGATTATCTATCAGCCAAAAAATTATAGAAGAAAAGCACGGTGGTAGTTTGATTTGTGAGTCGGTTTTAGGAATAGGTACGGAATTTATTATTTCTATTCCTGTATAG
- a CDS encoding nuclear transport factor 2 family protein: MERRREQRHIFSRLVSILLHRVTLIALAITFVLLIGGRFEPANATQPNAQLELQKLTTCYALGTDAIGSGNVLEGKNIYRDCFTQNAVITAVFPDGASQTLIGTDAWADFVASVFQNNGYQATQHLIGTINISVQGNQGNMSSYLHATHKRSDTSIDIANGTYEDEVVKVNGSWKIQSRTLKLITFLNLTSPPTTMLNPNTSSQ, translated from the coding sequence ATGGAAAGAAGAAGAGAACAAAGACATATATTTTCAAGGTTGGTTTCAATTTTGTTGCATCGTGTCACCTTAATCGCCCTAGCAATTACTTTTGTGTTGTTGATTGGGGGTAGGTTTGAGCCAGCAAATGCAACTCAACCTAACGCACAATTGGAACTCCAAAAATTAACTACCTGTTACGCTTTGGGAACTGACGCTATTGGTAGCGGAAACGTGTTAGAAGGAAAGAATATTTATCGAGATTGTTTTACTCAGAATGCAGTTATTACAGCAGTTTTTCCTGATGGCGCTAGTCAAACTTTGATCGGAACAGACGCATGGGCTGATTTCGTGGCTTCCGTATTCCAAAATAATGGTTATCAGGCTACTCAACATCTGATTGGGACGATAAATATCTCAGTTCAAGGGAACCAAGGAAATATGTCTTCTTACCTCCATGCAACTCACAAACGTTCGGACACCAGCATTGATATAGCTAATGGTACTTATGAGGATGAAGTCGTTAAAGTCAATGGGAGTTGGAAAATTCAAAGTCGGACTCTCAAACTGATTACTTTCTTGAATCTCACTTCTCCACCAACTACGATGTTAAATCCAAATACATCTTCTCAATAA
- a CDS encoding VOC family protein, whose product MQSSTTPHTTLVPGNLRCLHHIALNVKDMKASRYFYGTVLGLHELTGDEVPATLIELVNTGKVANFVTPDGTILDLFWEPELSPPDPNPEKTFTRAYHLAFDIDPRLFESALAVLRENEIAIAHGPVTRPTGRGVYFYDPDGLMLEIRCNPE is encoded by the coding sequence ATGCAATCTAGCACTACCCCCCACACCACCCTTGTCCCTGGAAATCTGCGTTGTCTGCATCATATTGCTCTCAATGTGAAGGACATGAAAGCGTCTCGGTACTTTTACGGTACTGTTTTAGGTTTGCATGAACTCACAGGCGACGAAGTACCAGCCACTTTAATAGAACTTGTGAATACAGGGAAAGTCGCCAATTTTGTCACCCCAGATGGCACAATTTTAGATTTATTTTGGGAACCAGAATTATCACCACCAGATCCCAACCCCGAAAAGACATTTACCAGAGCATACCATCTCGCCTTTGATATCGATCCGCGATTATTTGAGTCAGCATTGGCGGTACTCAGAGAAAATGAGATTGCGATCGCACATGGTCCAGTAACTCGCCCTACAGGTAGAGGTGTATACTTTTATGATCCCGACGGCTTGATGCTAGAAATTCGTTGCAATCCCGAATAA
- the petJ gene encoding cytochrome c6 PetJ: MQKLLILLTMTIFLLFNNFSSSAIAAQTNHGAELFGVHCAGCHINGGNIIRRGKNLKKPALEKYGMDTIEAVTDIITNGKNNMSAYKDRLTTPEIQEVAAYVLEQAEIGWR; the protein is encoded by the coding sequence GTGCAAAAACTACTAATATTGTTAACAATGACAATTTTTTTATTATTCAATAATTTTAGTTCTTCTGCAATCGCCGCACAAACAAATCATGGTGCAGAACTTTTTGGCGTTCATTGTGCAGGTTGTCATATCAACGGTGGTAACATCATCCGTCGGGGGAAAAACTTAAAAAAACCAGCCTTAGAAAAATATGGCATGGACACCATAGAGGCAGTTACAGATATAATTACTAATGGTAAAAATAATATGTCAGCCTACAAAGACCGCCTGACAACACCGGAAATTCAAGAAGTTGCAGCTTATGTCCTTGAACAAGCCGAAATAGGTTGGCGTTAG